In Prionailurus bengalensis isolate Pbe53 chromosome D4, Fcat_Pben_1.1_paternal_pri, whole genome shotgun sequence, the DNA window TATCTCAAAGGCCAAGAGACATGAATTTAGAAGAGTGACTGATTTTCTCCCCATGCTCTTGGGGTACTTCTGAATGATGTGTAATTATAAGTCTTTCCCCTCTGACTCTGTGCCCCTAACACCTATATAATCATTGGGTCAAGGCAAGGATTTATCtgtcattgaaagaaaaaaaaaaagtggcttttcAACTCAAAATTGCTTACTATCCTAGACCAAGATTTGAGAAGTATTAGTTTGATCAATGCAGTCCTGGCAATAAATCAGTTGAGGCCAAGCCTggtttggggcagagagggagtacTTGAACATATGCTTGCCCTGAAcgtgtatttaaatttaatttaggagcaatttattttatgttgtcaAATCAACTGGCTTCATTCAAGAGGCCCCTAATTCAGACACAGTCAGGCTAAGAAACCAGTAATAAGAAGAAGCAAGGAGCACATGCTGACGGTAGAGGTGAAGTACAAATCATGCCCAAGATGCTTAACCTCTAGGGCCCCCCAGAAACCATGGTCTCAGCAACTAGTCTCAGCCAGGTGAAACTCCATAACTTTTTAGATAGATCTGTACTTGAACACTCCAGTGTTGCCTGCAATAGCAATCGGCCTAGAAAGAGAGACCCCTCACCTCTCCTTCCCAAAATATATCAAGATCCTGAAGATCAACCTACATTAGGGTGCTTTCATATGTTGATATACTGTTAGCTGGTCAAAGGATTACAGACTAGTCAATACAATACACAGAACAAGAGATGGTGTAATAATTTCTTGATTATCTTGAGCTACCAAAGTTTACACTATGTAAAGGTTAATAGATACCCTGGACATTATGAACATTATCAGCGATTACATGTATGTTCACATTTTGGTTTGTGTTTCAAGGAAGACTCTAAGTTCATTTTAAATTGcctttatttgtactttttctctTCTGCCAAAATTATGAGCCTTTATAAACTCGTATTTCCATGCAACAAAGAGATTCCAAAACCCATAATTATGGGTGTTCTTACATTACTGAGTAATAATCCACTTATTCTTGCGTCTGTTTATCCTCATTCTACTTCATCCCCAACAAAAGGGATGATAATAGGGGCACTATATGTACTCCTTGCATTGTAAGACTAAAGTGCTCTCTTCTTTCTGAAGATCAGACTCATCTCTAAAAGAAACTGGATTTCTGACTGCACTGGCAGAAATCAAAGCaagtttttgaagtttgtttatttatttatttatgtatttatttagagagacagagacagcatgagcaggcgaggggtggggagagaattcCATGTAAGCTCCATGCTGCtagcgcagagccagacacagggcctaaaacccaccaactgtaagatctTGACCCAAACCCAAACcgagaattggatgcttaaccgactaagccactcaggcaccactcAAAACAACTTTTGGAATACACTTccaaagttaaagaaaagaagaaaagaaaaacaactattcattttaaatttcactaaTCTATTTTTCTGGGGGGGAAGGGGTGTTATTCCTAGTTAACTGCCCATAGACATAGTAGAGCATTATTTTGCTCAAACCTAGTTAAACAGACCCAAGTTGGGAAGAACCAAATATACCTTGGCAATATTCTAGTGAGAAGGTaagttcatttggaaaaaaaattcttatttgctTACACATTAGTACAAATTCTGAGAAAGATGTTAaaattacattacatatataaaaattttttttaaatgtttactaatttttgaaggagagagagatacagcatgagcgggggaggggcagagagacagggagacacagaatccgaagcaggctccaggctctgagctgtcagcacagagcccgatgtggggctcgaactcacaaactgtgagatcatgacctgagctgaagtcggacgcttaatcggcCCAGGTTCCCctacattacatatataaattttagttaCTCTGTTTATCCAGAAGGTCAAGCCAAGACCAACAAGTTAGATTTATGTAGTTTTGGTTTAACCTAAGAAAATGTTGGGAATACAGACACCCAGCATTAAGCTTAGGCACTTCTACATACATGATAGTAAAAGCCTTGAAAGTACTTGCTAAACATTATCTTTCAAAACTAACACACTGTGATTAGCAACTAAACTTGACTATGTTTCTGCTCTGAACAAAAAGCTATGTATAACTTTATAGAAAAGGGAAGCATAGACTTCTCTCAGAAATGAACTATCAAATTTTAAGTCATTATCTCAAAAGCATCTCAATTTCATCACAGGAATAATTCCAGTGGTTGTGGACAAAATCTGATTTTTGTTCTTAATGACAATGTTGTGaacttctctaaaatattttggtaCTTGTCTTTTATTGTATGCTCATTTTTGTTTCATCACAAAATCATCCTAGTTCTAAAAAACAAGAACTAGAACTAAACAAGAACAAGTCCTGGCTATATCACTGACTTGCTGAATGACCATGGGCAAATCACTAGAACTATTTTCAAGTTTCACTTACCACCAGTGAAATAAGCACCTTACAGTAGTAGCTTTGAAACTCTCATAAGGTAATTGATTTGACAACACCTTAGAAATCATAAGCAGTACACATGTAAAGTTTTATGTACTTCTGCACATTGTATGATACAAACCCAGTGTAAAGTTGCTAATAAGTGTTGATGCCATTATAGGAGAAGtaaagagaactttttaaaataataatttggttCGTTTTCCAATTTGGTTTATCAtctcatcttcatttttattatatcttcttcCTCTAGATAAGACACAGAACTTGTTCTCTTCTCTGAGGGATTTAATGGTCCCTGTGGAGTCTGAGAAGAAGGCCACAAATATTCATCGCCAAAGAATAACAACCTACATTTGTCTTTTCAGTCTTGTCGTATCTGCAGGACTGAAGTCTGCCAATATCCATTTGTCTGTCCAGAACATCTGTAAGTCCGATGCTTGTTCTGGTGTCATGGGGACACGGACAAAGATGACAACTTCACTGGCGGTACTTTCAATCAGCACGGAAGGCTTTCCCTTTGGGGTCTGCCAGGATGATTACACCCCAACAAGCTAtgcctaaggaaaaaaaacaacagtaccTCATATGTATGTTATACTTTAGTTTACTAGGTGCTTTCATATATGccatcttatttaatcctcacaacactcCTAGAAGACACAtcatcattacttttttttttttttttttttataaaagagttaaattcagaaaaggaaaagaaaatttagagagagagagagagaaaaaaaatctgttacctCCCCAAGCAAGAAAGGGATTTAAGGAGAACCGATTTGGGGAATCTAATTAGAAAGTTAAGAGATCTGAAAACCTAAAATCCTACCCATTCAACtggtttaaagagaaaaaaaaaaaaaagagagagaaaaaaaaggaaaaaaaaatcattgcatttTACTCTAAGACATCTTAACATCACTTATAATAATCAGTCATTATTGCTACAGCTAAGGACTGTGGGCCAGCCATTCACCCATAGTACACCGAGAATGTGGGTTTGCACCGAACCTAAGACGTGACTTCAAAGCCCTAGTTTTTATCTCACTAAGGCTTTCTCCAGAATCTGGAGAACAAAGCATGGGTCTGGTGACAGATAAACTTGGATCAAAAACCAGCTGTGTCATATCCTAATTATCTGACCTTTAATGCCTTAGTTTGTTCAGCGGTAAAAAGGGATTACTATAATCATACCTATCTCTAATAGTTATCGTTAGGATTAACGATTGAGGCTAACAAGAGTTCTCAAGaaatattgtcattaaaaaaaaaaaaaaaaagaaaagaaaaaccgtCCCAAGAActtcctctccccgcccctgctCCTAGTTTGGTGTGCCTCGGCCACGTGACCAGCCCCGCAACCCGCCCGCGCGACTGCGGTCCACTTCTCCCTATCCCCCTGCCCAAAGGCCCTGAGATCCCCCAACTCTCACTGATGCCGATGACCATCTGCGTAATAGTCCCTGGACTCGGGGCGTATCCCAGCTTCATGGGCTTCCGCGCCATCCAGTACACGTACCCGCCCGCCCCTATCAGCCCCGACCCGGAGAGCACGCGACAGCTCCAGCAGTTATTAAGTAGAGATGCTTCCGCTGGAGAGGTCGGCGCTCCAGGTGCAGCGAGGGGCAGGGGCTCGGCGGAGTTGGTGACCTCAGGAGGCGCAGCGACTTTGATGGGCTCCAGAGGTTGGGACAAGAAAGAACCCATATTCAAGAACTCGGTCTCAATTGCGGGAGTCTTCGGACCGAACTGACGTCAAAGATACGACCGGAAGCAGAGCCCCGGCTCACTGCACCGGAAGCAGCCTGAGGGtcgctgggaaatgtagttctggCCTGCCTCGAACGGAAAAAAGATGGTGGCAGCCCGTGTTTGTGGATTTCTGAGGCAACAAACTTGGCATTGCCAGAGGCCATTCCCCGCTACACCCTGCCCCAATCATTTTAAGAATTATGACTTAGTAAACCCCTAAATGTCTCAACTCTTACTTTCCTTAGAGGAGGAATCtggatttctaattttttttgcctAGCAAATAATGTGAGCTCTTGAGCATGCTATTTCACCTGTCTCAAGAAAAGAATTAAGTTTTGTATGTGCTTAACTATATGCTAGACACTTTGCTAAGCGATCATCTGCATCATGCCATTTAATCTTTCCAATCCAATGACATATCAGTTTCCCAATACATGACAAAACTGGTGAAATGACATAGCCATATTTGAAACCAATGTCTGTGTCAATACAGTCAAATTTCTTAAATGTCACCTGTACATATTATCgatgcaaaatgaacaaatctttttcttaaattttgaagagaaaggaaaagagttttaGTCGAGCTCAAGAGGGAACAGCTGCCTGATATACACaattttcacaaagaagagagtGTTCTGGGAAAGGAACATTTGGTACAagattatatatgtttttacagAAAGAGTTACAAATCATCATGatgaagaacattccagaaagtcacagcttttttttttttatcttatgtttttagGATATTGGCAAATTGCATGACTTTAAATTTATGGGAACGAGGgaaatttctttattcttatgttcagaatactcattttattttattttatttatttattattattattattattattattattattttatttaaagcagACCATGTGTGCTTAGGACAGAAATAGAGCCCATTCTTTGAGGTTTTGACAAGTCATTTTGACcttgataaatgttaaaatatagcTTCCCTAGGACCTCAAGAGCAGGAAACATTCAaagttgaaaatttcctttattaATATTGTGAGGAGATTACACAAATATAATCAAGGtgttaaaaatgtgtttgaattACCTGGataaatacttttcattttctctttagcttttttcctaaagtcatgatctcaatgttgtCATACTCAAGATATTGTTCTACTTTGAGGGCCCTGGAGATAATTCAACTCAGAATCAGGCTAATAGACTTGAAGAGTTAATGTAGGATCTATTCTTGCGGGTTTACAATTTTATCATCCCTTAAGAATGGACTTTTAATTTTGATTGCTTCTTTGCAAGTCAACTGCTATATCATCCACTCCCATCACATTTCACCTTGCATTTCTTTTGGGTAGAGTTgcatatgttttttgttttttgtttttttgttttttttccctgggTTGGTCTCAGAGGATTACTGGTAAGAAAAAGGCAGTTAGAGTTCAGAGGTAGTTTCTGTTAGAGGAGGTGGATGAAAACAGGATTAACTTCAGGTTTGACCTTTTTTCCTTTAGAATGGCTTAAAAATTAAcatgacttaaaaaagaaattcattatttCACTTTACAAAATGGGATGTGATTTTGGGaaggttttaaaaaagataaaggtttgggtaaataggagaaaataaaatcatgagaaCACAGGTTGGCCTGATGCTAATTTCAAAGACCCTCTccatttccacacacacacacacacacacacacacacacacacacacacatatatctccATGTGTTGTCCAGTAGAAAGACAAAGAGTTGGGAAATTTGAGTTCTGTAGTGGGCTTTGTCACCATGAGTTAGCCATATGACATAGAGAATATTATTTACTCTCTCTAGGCTGTAGTTACCTCATGCTTGAAATAAGGAGATTTGGAATGGTAATATCTAACACTTGTTCTTAACTTGTAAATGTTATTTACTAAACATTTCTCTTTAGATAGCATTGTTCTAAGTGTCATACTAAATGAATTCAATAGCATTTGACttagaaattaataatttatagcTGTTTCTTTTCACTATGCCTGATACAATATTCTACAGTGCACATGGTTTCCCCTTATTTATGAAGAAAAACTCCACCATTTACCAGCAGttactaaaaacattttaactaCACACTTCTGTGGATAAGAATGATTGAACACACAATAGCATGTATgcatactttattatttataaattatgtgtTAATATATTACTTTTTACATTAtgaagataagataaaataatagaaataggaattttatattttcccataTCTCAATACATAGGCTCTGCATCTTCATGGACACCATGGTTATATGACTTGTGACtttattaattcatattttgTCTAAAAGCTTTCTTTATTGTGCTTATTACAGTTAAAGATGCCAGGAGAGGACATCTTTAATTCtctaaacaaatattattaaaatgcccatGACACATTTTCCAAacaggcaagattttattttaactagtatttgtttttcctttattgagacaaagagagtacacaggggagacacagagagagcacaagagctgtcagcacagagcctgatgcagcactcaacttcacaaaccatgagatcatgacctgagccaaaaccaaaagtcagatgcttaaccaactgagccacccaagagcccctgtttttttttttaaagaaccttccAAAAGATGTGTTTCTTCTCTTATGATTGCCtcaaataaatgatttcagtttgtTATTACTCATAGAACATATTGAAATTGAGATGTTAAAATGAGATTGAGATATAACTTTCATTggaaaattattagaaatgttaAGACACAtcttgagataaatgaaatagtagGGTCTGAGGATAAAGCTAGAGGCTAATGAAATCAAGCAAAATTATAATTGGAGGAAGATGTGTgcattttgggggaaagaaataggagaaagcctgaaagattattttattttttctattatatatatatttgcatatatatatatacacacatatacacatatatacacatatacatgtatgtacatgtatatacatgtatatacatacatgcatatgtgcatatatatgtattatgtatatatgtgtgtgggtatatgtatgtgtgtatattatatatatatatatatatatatatatatatatatatactatttatcaTCACCATAGTTTACTTTGGCACATTTGACTCAGAAAGCCTCATggtctctcttatttatttatgaattttaaaaatgcaaaaggcaTTTTTAGTGTCCTTCACACTCTTGTTCCCCAACCACTCAGTTTCCCTTCCTTAACATAGCCAGTCTTATGAGCTTCTTGTGTATCTTTTCAGAGATGtcagtatgtatgtgtatattctttcctccagTGACTTTGGGGGTCATTCCATTTCAGTTAATATGTAAAGAGCTTTATGCATTTGTGGCTATGTAGTATTCCCCTGTATGCCTGTACTGTACAGAATTTGATAGGTCTCATATTGATGGACATTAATAGGCTGCTTCTACTCTTTTGGTACTACAAATAGTGTCACAGTAAATAACTTGCATATATATCATATCACAAACATATGAGTATATCttagaatatatttcaaaaggaTAAAGTATTTATAAACTTGATGGATATTACCAAATGGCCCTTCACAGAAGATGTACGAATTTACACTCTTACCAACAATTATGAGATCTGTTTATCTATTCTAATTCTCACAAACAGTGAATTATATAACTTTGATCTCTGCCAGTGTGATAGGTAAAAgtggtttaattttctttttcttgttattagCTCCTTAATATATGTTTAAGTGCAATCCACACTTCCTTTTCTGAGAATTGTCCATATTTTTACCCATTATTTTCATCAGACTGCCTTATTCTCATTAACTTCTAAGAACTCCTTATACATTAGACAGATTAACTATGTCGGTGATATAAGTTAgtatttttccttcccaatttgttatttgccttttaatttcacttttactttttatcattaatatttttaaaacatttaattgaaTTTAACAATCTTCCTTTTTATAGCTTCTGAGTTTCGTGTCATAATTAGAAAGGCCTTCTACTTTCTATGCTTTCCCCTGgtattttgatctttttaaaaaacacttaaaattttaatacaactGGCATTTCTCCTACAATTAGGTGTTAGAAATGGAgtcagatttttcttccttttcttttctccaattcatttttctcaatactatttattaagtaatccatttttcttcatctgttagaATATGCCACCTTTTCTAAAATGGCATATATAGATGTATGTCTATTCCTGGATTTCATGTTCTGATCcatgatttttctatttattcatgtgCCAATATAATAGTATATTACTTACTGAAGCTTTCTAATGTATTAATGCTTGGAGACTGGTTCCCCCTTATTAAACTTCTGTTCCAGACCTTTCTTggatatttttacatgtttatttttccacatgAACTTTTGACTTAGCTTGATTATTCTGGCAAAATGATGCTGACATTTTTATTAGACTTGTATGAAAATTTTAGGTTAATTTAgggagaattgacatttttatggTGTTGAGTCATCCTATCCAAGGACATGGAACAATTTTATTCTTTGCTCATATCTTATTTTGTGTTCCTCTGtaacattttaaagtcttttttataATGATCTCACACATTTCCTCTCAGATACTTTATCTTTTGTGTTGTTATTGAAAATAAggaatttttccttctgttgtgtCTTCTAACTGGTTGTTGTCTCAATAGAAGAAGGTTATTGATGTCCACATATTCTAATATTGAATTATCAGTGCCTTGTGGTAAGCTTTTGATATgtgattgttttctatttttgcagTTTTTGTTGACTTtgggggaaactttttttttttaatttttttaacgtttatttatttttgagacagagagagacaaagcatgaacgggggagggtcagagagagggagacacagaatccgaaacaggctccaggctctgagctgtcagcacagagcccgacgcggggctcgaactcagggacccacgagatcatgacctgggccgaagtcagccgcttaaccaactgagccacccaggcgcccctgggggacACTTTTATACTCACTTTGTAAACAAAATTTGcaagctttccttctttttctgtactCTAGAATAGTTAAAATATCATTGGAATCATCtgctttttaaaggttttgttaGAATTTCCCTATGAAATTGTCTAGTCCAGGCACTTTATTATtttggtgggagagggagaggatgtgAAAAAGGAGGTTATTTGATAcctttctttatttgtattttggaaataaatctaaattttcttctggaaatggtTTTGGCAAATTATACATTTCTG includes these proteins:
- the DMAC1 gene encoding distal membrane-arm assembly complex protein 1; the protein is MGSFLSQPLEPIKVAAPPEVTNSAEPLPLAAPGAPTSPAEASLLNNCWSCRVLSGSGLIGAGGYVYWMARKPMKLGYAPSPGTITQMVIGISIACWGVIILADPKGKAFRAD